One region of Rhodocaloribacter litoris genomic DNA includes:
- a CDS encoding RNA-guided endonuclease InsQ/TnpB family protein: MPTLRYRYRFHPNAEQRQMLARQFGCVRYVYNWALAMKRDAFRERGEKIGYAETDRRLTQLKRQPDHAWLREVSSVPLQQVLRHLDKAYTAFFRGTARFPRFKAKKHRQSATYTRRGFSLRDSGVPGQPVVKLARMSTPLKIRWSRPLPSDPSSLTVVQEPDGTYYISFVVEVDYQPLPRTKRSVGIDLGLKDVVVTSDGWRSGNKGRVTRPKHLKRAQDRLALEQKRLARKQKGSANWHKQRRKVAKLHAKVRNQRQDFLHQLSTRLVRRYDTIYTESLCVRGMVKNHSLARAISDAGWSAFVGMLEYKAALYCKQLVRIDRWYPSSKTCSGCNYTMETLPLDVRKWVCPRCGEEHDRDINAAQNVLAVGQTVAEPDALRVLSFGKACGDGVRPALASVSEGDCR, translated from the coding sequence ATGCCCACCCTACGTTACCGATACCGCTTCCATCCCAACGCCGAGCAGCGGCAGATGCTCGCCCGGCAGTTCGGGTGCGTTCGGTACGTCTACAACTGGGCGCTGGCAATGAAGCGCGATGCGTTCCGCGAGCGAGGCGAGAAGATCGGCTACGCTGAGACGGATCGCCGGCTGACACAGCTAAAACGGCAACCCGATCATGCGTGGCTTCGCGAAGTCTCCAGCGTTCCGCTTCAGCAGGTCCTTCGACATCTCGATAAAGCCTACACGGCGTTCTTCCGGGGCACCGCCCGGTTTCCTCGCTTCAAGGCAAAGAAGCACCGGCAGAGCGCCACGTACACCCGGCGCGGCTTCTCGCTCAGAGACAGCGGAGTGCCGGGGCAGCCCGTCGTGAAGCTCGCCAGGATGAGTACCCCGCTCAAGATTCGGTGGAGCCGCCCGCTCCCGAGCGATCCTTCGAGCTTGACGGTGGTTCAGGAGCCCGACGGGACGTACTACATCAGCTTCGTCGTTGAGGTGGATTATCAGCCGCTGCCGAGAACCAAACGCAGCGTTGGTATCGACCTCGGCTTGAAGGATGTGGTCGTCACGTCGGATGGCTGGCGTAGCGGGAATAAGGGCCGTGTAACACGGCCAAAGCACCTCAAGCGTGCACAGGATCGTCTTGCTCTGGAGCAGAAAAGGCTCGCTCGCAAACAGAAGGGATCCGCCAACTGGCACAAGCAGCGCCGGAAGGTGGCGAAGCTGCACGCGAAGGTCAGGAACCAGCGGCAGGATTTCCTGCACCAGCTTTCGACGCGGCTCGTGCGCCGGTACGACACCATCTACACCGAATCGCTCTGCGTCCGGGGCATGGTCAAGAACCACAGCCTTGCCCGGGCCATCAGCGATGCCGGTTGGAGCGCGTTCGTCGGGATGCTGGAGTACAAGGCGGCGTTGTACTGCAAGCAGCTGGTGCGAATCGACCGGTGGTATCCCTCTTCCAAGACCTGCTCGGGTTGTAACTACACAATGGAAACCCTCCCTCTCGATGTGAGGAAATGGGTGTGCCCTCGCTGCGGGGAGGAACATGACCGCGATATAAACGCGGCACAGAACGTTCTGGCGGTCGGGCAGACCGTAGCCGAACCGGACGCGTTACGCGTCCTTTCGTTCGGCAAAGCTTGTGGAGACGGTGTAAGACCGGCGCTAGCCTCGGTTAGCGAAGGCGACTGTCGATGA
- the rplI gene encoding 50S ribosomal protein L9, whose protein sequence is MKVLLLQDVENLGNEGDIVTVKDGYGRNYLIPRGLARLATPSLVKAWKEERRQAARKLMQQKADAENLAAQLAEMEVVVPAKVGEENRIFGTVTAQQVADGLAKQGVQVDRRRITLDEDIRLIGVYTATLKLHPEVTATVKIRVVPEETEAEA, encoded by the coding sequence ATGAAAGTTCTTTTGCTTCAAGATGTTGAAAACCTCGGCAACGAGGGCGACATCGTGACCGTCAAGGACGGTTATGGACGCAACTACCTGATCCCACGGGGACTGGCCCGCCTGGCCACGCCGAGCCTGGTCAAGGCCTGGAAGGAGGAGCGCCGGCAGGCCGCCCGCAAGCTGATGCAGCAGAAGGCGGACGCCGAGAACCTGGCCGCCCAGCTGGCCGAGATGGAGGTCGTCGTCCCGGCAAAAGTGGGTGAGGAGAACCGCATCTTCGGCACCGTCACCGCGCAGCAGGTGGCCGACGGCCTGGCGAAGCAGGGCGTGCAGGTGGATCGCCGGCGGATCACCCTGGACGAGGACATCCGCCTCATCGGCGTCTACACCGCCACGCTCAAGCTCCATCCGGAGGTGACGGCAACGGTGAAGATCCGCGTCGTGCCGGAGGAGACGGAAGCCGAGGCCTGA
- a CDS encoding T9SS type A sorting domain-containing protein — protein sequence MGWVLMLGIEDALAQRGMRVEERSEPERPPMVAWINGYSPDRPVRGIFYDIRPVAGKAVDPAWENLTHEPIRPLKLFHGTADRQPLAVAPPVPAGTAVPGARAAAAVISFETQDYDDNITTTGGSAFIPPDPHGAAGPADVVVVNNASIASYDKTTGSVSGVALQSLKTFFGSATFTFDPKVVYDHFDDRFVLVTLEREDTESGAASNESRILLAASPVGTPAGTWTAVSIDAKLTIGADESWCDYPGLAADEEAVYVTCNYFTFGSSPTHKGQRLWTVDKAKFYAGTLTGSDVFTYDPATAAGPSFHDVTMMPARLHSDPDPGGSTGTWLVGYNGLTGGGTEFYQVIRVDSPLGGGSASFTGTFVSLGDVDATATGFPNAPQSGTATRIETNDRRLLDAVWRDGALWGVTTLIPTSGADAGHETAYFARIDTGTLSKTLDGFVGGEQLGTETYTFFPSIDVNADCAVMGFAASNASIFAGAYYVGINVGTGATGSPLTLRVGDDYYIRTFSGSSNRWGDYTSTVLDFDDEASFWVFNQYAQVRSGVPDGNGHDGRWGQRAAEDACGSVLPVDLGALHALAAGQSVTLTWRTFGETNNAGFEVEMRPATDPGAAWQVRGFVPGAGTTRETRTYTYRLDDVPPGPQVFRLKQLDFDGTFSYSPTVEVFVDLPDGFALSEASPNPFRGQTRFTLIVRAAQHVTVRVFDVLGREVARLHDGPLAPETPHVFTFDATRLPGGLYFYRADGETFSTVRTVVRVR from the coding sequence ATGGGGTGGGTTCTGATGCTGGGCATCGAGGATGCCCTGGCGCAGCGGGGCATGCGGGTCGAGGAGCGGTCCGAGCCGGAACGTCCCCCCATGGTCGCCTGGATCAACGGATATAGCCCGGACCGTCCCGTCCGGGGCATCTTCTACGACATCCGTCCGGTGGCCGGGAAGGCGGTGGACCCGGCATGGGAAAACCTGACCCACGAACCCATCAGGCCATTGAAGCTGTTTCACGGCACGGCCGACCGGCAACCGCTGGCGGTGGCCCCGCCGGTGCCGGCCGGGACCGCGGTTCCGGGGGCCCGGGCTGCGGCCGCGGTCATCTCGTTCGAGACCCAGGACTACGACGACAACATCACGACGACGGGCGGTTCGGCCTTCATCCCGCCGGATCCGCATGGTGCCGCCGGCCCCGCCGATGTGGTGGTCGTCAACAACGCCTCCATCGCCTCCTACGACAAGACGACGGGCAGCGTCTCGGGGGTGGCCCTGCAGAGCCTGAAGACGTTCTTCGGCTCGGCAACCTTCACGTTCGATCCCAAAGTGGTCTACGATCACTTCGATGACCGCTTCGTGCTCGTGACGCTGGAACGGGAGGATACCGAGAGCGGAGCGGCTTCGAACGAATCCCGCATCCTGCTGGCCGCCTCGCCCGTGGGAACGCCCGCCGGCACGTGGACGGCGGTTTCCATCGACGCCAAGTTGACGATCGGCGCCGACGAGAGCTGGTGCGACTACCCCGGCCTCGCCGCCGACGAAGAAGCCGTCTACGTTACCTGCAACTACTTCACCTTTGGAAGCTCGCCCACGCACAAGGGCCAGCGCCTCTGGACCGTGGACAAGGCCAAGTTCTACGCCGGCACCCTCACCGGTTCGGATGTCTTTACGTACGACCCGGCCACGGCCGCCGGTCCGTCGTTTCACGACGTTACGATGATGCCGGCCCGGCTCCACAGCGACCCCGATCCGGGCGGCAGCACCGGCACCTGGCTCGTGGGGTACAACGGGCTTACCGGAGGTGGGACGGAGTTTTACCAGGTGATCCGTGTCGACAGCCCCCTGGGGGGCGGAAGCGCCTCCTTCACCGGCACGTTCGTCTCCCTGGGCGACGTGGATGCCACGGCGACGGGCTTTCCGAATGCTCCCCAGTCCGGTACGGCCACGCGGATCGAGACGAACGACCGTCGCCTGCTCGACGCCGTCTGGCGGGACGGTGCCCTCTGGGGAGTGACGACCCTGATCCCGACCTCGGGCGCCGATGCCGGGCACGAGACGGCCTACTTCGCCCGGATCGATACGGGCACCCTGAGCAAGACCCTCGACGGCTTCGTCGGCGGGGAGCAGCTGGGCACGGAGACCTACACCTTTTTTCCCTCCATCGACGTCAACGCCGACTGTGCGGTCATGGGGTTCGCGGCCTCGAACGCCTCGATCTTCGCCGGGGCCTATTACGTGGGGATCAACGTCGGCACCGGCGCTACGGGAAGCCCCCTGACGCTGCGGGTCGGCGACGATTACTACATCCGCACCTTCAGCGGCTCGAGTAACCGGTGGGGAGATTATACGAGCACCGTGCTCGACTTCGACGATGAAGCCAGCTTCTGGGTCTTCAACCAGTATGCCCAGGTCCGCAGCGGCGTCCCCGACGGCAACGGCCACGACGGGCGCTGGGGGCAACGTGCCGCCGAGGACGCCTGCGGAAGCGTGCTGCCCGTGGACCTGGGGGCGTTGCACGCCCTGGCCGCGGGGCAAAGCGTGACGCTCACCTGGCGTACCTTCGGTGAGACGAACAACGCCGGGTTTGAGGTCGAGATGCGCCCGGCGACCGATCCCGGTGCAGCATGGCAGGTACGTGGCTTCGTGCCGGGGGCCGGCACCACACGGGAAACCCGAACCTATACGTACCGCCTGGACGACGTTCCGCCCGGCCCCCAGGTCTTCCGGCTCAAACAGCTCGACTTCGACGGAACCTTCTCCTACAGCCCCACGGTCGAGGTGTTCGTCGACCTGCCGGACGGCTTTGCGCTCTCGGAGGCCTCTCCGAATCCGTTCAGGGGGCAAACCCGCTTTACCCTGATCGTCCGGGCGGCGCAGCACGTGACCGTGCGCGTCTTCGACGTGCTGGGTCGTGAGGTGGCGCGGCTGCATGACGGGCCGCTGGCGCCGGAGACGCCCCACGTCTTCACCTTCGACGCGACCCGCCTGCCCGGCGGGCTGTATTTCTATCGCGCCGACGGCGAGACCTTCAGCACGGTCAGGACGGTGGTGCGGGTCCGGTAG
- a CDS encoding protein-disulfide reductase DsbD family protein yields MMSAVRIRKRLPALLLLAVCMGGGTVAAAQEIGRPSDYVAWQARAVPQGVAPGGQVQLLLSARIADGWKMYAMDSPPPSQGVQVHLEEPPPGFTLSGALTQSPPAEAFDPYFKTNVRFFKEKARFAAVYRVGGDVSPGTYELSGRARYQICNDELGVCLPPAPAPFTVAVVVDPGCDPARAGAGECPVEMIIEGDGFDATGLEAPRDLRRGTPGVPGAASPGNDVAPTDLEAATAGGLWTFLLLAFGAGLAALLTPCVFPMIPLTISYFTKHAGRRSEALRMASVYGASIVLTFTGLGVIMAVVVGAAGAQTIAANPWVNLFIALVLVAFGLSLLGLYELRLPAGLLNYVNRQSHTRRGYVGVLFMGLTLTLVSFSCTAPFVGGLLAAAAGGTWVYPLLGMFAFSLAFALPFVLLALFPKALGALPRSGSWMNAVKVTLGFVELAAALKFLSNADLVWGWGILSRPLAIALTTVLFFLAGLYLIGVLRLAHEPAPETVGVGRLLAAVACFGLSLYLLPGLFGAPLNRLDAFLPPRQGTDVSLAAALRGRAEPGGTGEEAWFVNDLEGALARARRENKPVFIDFTGYTCTNCREMEATVFPHPDVAKRFERDYVLLRLYTDDLNSGERWLNYQLRLTGTVALPTYAVVDPVSEKLLVRKSGLLKVEAFLALLENGTARFRQMHLAAG; encoded by the coding sequence ATGATGTCAGCCGTTCGCATCCGGAAGCGGTTGCCGGCGTTGCTGCTCCTCGCCGTGTGCATGGGCGGGGGGACGGTGGCGGCGGCCCAGGAGATCGGTCGTCCGTCCGACTACGTTGCCTGGCAGGCGCGGGCCGTCCCGCAGGGGGTGGCGCCGGGGGGCCAGGTGCAGCTCCTGCTCTCGGCCCGGATTGCCGACGGCTGGAAGATGTATGCGATGGACTCGCCGCCGCCCAGCCAGGGCGTGCAGGTGCATCTGGAGGAACCGCCTCCCGGTTTCACGCTGAGCGGGGCCCTGACGCAGTCTCCCCCGGCGGAGGCCTTCGATCCCTACTTCAAAACGAACGTCCGGTTCTTCAAAGAAAAGGCCCGGTTTGCGGCCGTCTATCGCGTGGGCGGAGACGTCTCGCCCGGTACGTATGAGCTGAGCGGGCGTGCCCGGTACCAGATCTGCAACGACGAGCTCGGTGTTTGCCTGCCGCCGGCCCCGGCCCCCTTCACGGTGGCGGTGGTCGTCGATCCGGGCTGCGACCCGGCCCGTGCGGGGGCGGGCGAGTGCCCGGTGGAGATGATCATCGAGGGCGATGGGTTCGATGCGACCGGGCTGGAGGCGCCGCGCGATCTCCGCCGGGGTACGCCCGGCGTGCCCGGGGCGGCCTCGCCCGGAAACGACGTTGCGCCGACCGACCTGGAGGCGGCGACGGCCGGGGGGCTCTGGACGTTTCTCCTGCTCGCGTTCGGTGCGGGGCTGGCGGCGCTGCTCACCCCGTGCGTCTTCCCGATGATTCCGCTCACGATCTCGTACTTTACGAAACATGCGGGCCGGCGTAGCGAGGCCCTCCGTATGGCGAGCGTCTACGGCGCCTCCATCGTCCTCACGTTTACGGGGCTCGGCGTGATCATGGCCGTGGTGGTGGGAGCGGCCGGGGCGCAGACGATTGCCGCCAACCCGTGGGTCAACCTGTTCATCGCGCTGGTGCTTGTCGCCTTCGGCCTGTCGCTGCTGGGGCTCTATGAACTGCGCCTGCCCGCCGGCCTGCTCAACTACGTGAACCGGCAGAGCCATACGCGCCGCGGCTACGTGGGCGTCCTTTTCATGGGGCTGACGCTGACGCTCGTTTCCTTCTCGTGCACGGCCCCGTTCGTCGGCGGGCTGCTGGCCGCGGCTGCCGGCGGGACGTGGGTCTATCCGCTGCTCGGCATGTTTGCCTTCAGCCTGGCTTTCGCCCTGCCGTTCGTGCTGCTGGCGCTTTTCCCGAAGGCCCTGGGCGCCCTGCCCCGCTCCGGAAGCTGGATGAATGCCGTCAAAGTGACGCTGGGTTTCGTCGAGCTGGCGGCGGCCCTCAAGTTCCTCTCGAACGCCGATCTGGTGTGGGGGTGGGGGATCCTTTCCCGCCCGCTCGCCATCGCCCTCACCACCGTCCTCTTCTTCCTGGCCGGGCTCTATCTGATCGGGGTGCTCCGGCTGGCCCATGAACCGGCTCCCGAGACGGTGGGGGTGGGCCGGCTGCTGGCTGCCGTAGCCTGCTTCGGGCTGTCGCTCTACCTGCTGCCCGGCCTCTTCGGGGCCCCGCTCAACCGTCTCGATGCTTTCCTGCCGCCGCGCCAGGGTACCGACGTGAGCCTGGCGGCTGCCCTGCGCGGGCGGGCCGAACCCGGTGGAACCGGCGAGGAAGCCTGGTTCGTGAACGACCTCGAAGGAGCCCTCGCGCGGGCCCGGCGGGAAAACAAACCGGTCTTCATCGACTTTACCGGCTATACGTGCACCAATTGCCGGGAGATGGAGGCCACCGTCTTTCCTCATCCCGATGTCGCCAAACGATTCGAGCGCGACTATGTGCTGCTGCGCCTCTATACCGACGACCTGAACAGCGGCGAGCGGTGGCTCAACTACCAGCTCAGACTCACCGGCACCGTCGCCCTGCCGACCTATGCCGTTGTCGATCCCGTCTCGGAGAAGCTGCTGGTCCGCAAAAGCGGGCTCCTCAAGGTCGAGGCCTTCCTGGCCCTGCTCGAAAACGGCACGGCCCGGTTCCGCCAGATGCATCTCGCGGCCGGCTGA
- the glmS gene encoding glutamine--fructose-6-phosphate transaminase (isomerizing), which produces MCGIVGYIGHRPAADVLLRGLQRLEYRGYDSAGIAVMNGTLAVHKKKGKVQDLAHLLENVQVDGSLGIGHTRWATHGFPSDVNAHPHANPSGDFALVHNGIIENYAALREKLVAEGRTFQSQTDTEVLVHLIDRLWDGGAISLEEAVRQALQLVVGTYGIAVVSAHDPDLLIAARKGSPLILGVGEGEYFIGSDAAPLVEYTRQVVFLNDGEMVVVRRSGYEVRTIDNVVLNKEVHELEWDLEQIEKGGYEHFMLKEIMEQPVSLENCMRGRVQPAENTLKLGGLIHEMDRLRAARRIVIAACGTSWHAGLVGEYLIESLARIPVEVEYASEFRYRNPILGEGDVVLVISQSGETADTLAAVREAKQRKVPVYGICNVVGSTIARETDAGVYLHAGPEIGVASTKAFTAQVTVLAMLALKLAEGRTISQAEMAHYLQALAAIPDKVRAVLETCDQPIRQIAQVYRYASNFLYLGRGYNFPVALEGALKLKEISYIHAEGYPAAEMKHGPIALIDQFMPVVFIAMKDSTYDKVVSNIEEVVARKGSVIAITDTDNGELDKLCEYVIRIPATEEFLSPLLTVVPLQLLSYHIAVMRGCNVDQPRNLAKSVTVE; this is translated from the coding sequence ATGTGTGGAATTGTCGGGTACATCGGGCACCGGCCGGCGGCCGACGTGTTGTTGCGCGGCCTGCAACGCCTGGAATATCGCGGCTACGATTCGGCCGGGATTGCGGTGATGAACGGAACCCTCGCCGTGCACAAGAAGAAGGGTAAGGTGCAGGATCTGGCGCACCTGCTCGAAAACGTGCAGGTCGACGGGTCCCTCGGTATCGGGCATACCCGCTGGGCCACCCACGGCTTTCCGAGTGACGTCAACGCCCATCCGCACGCGAACCCCTCGGGGGATTTCGCGCTGGTGCACAACGGGATCATCGAGAACTACGCGGCGCTGCGCGAGAAGCTCGTGGCCGAGGGCCGGACGTTCCAGAGCCAGACCGACACCGAGGTGCTGGTGCACCTGATCGACCGGCTGTGGGATGGCGGTGCGATATCGCTCGAAGAGGCCGTCCGGCAGGCGTTGCAGCTGGTGGTGGGCACCTACGGCATCGCCGTGGTCTCGGCCCACGACCCGGACCTGCTGATTGCGGCCCGCAAGGGGAGCCCGCTCATCCTCGGGGTGGGCGAGGGGGAGTACTTCATCGGGTCCGACGCGGCACCGCTCGTCGAATACACCCGCCAGGTGGTGTTCCTGAACGACGGCGAGATGGTCGTCGTCCGGCGGAGCGGGTACGAGGTGCGCACCATCGACAACGTGGTGCTCAACAAGGAGGTGCACGAGCTGGAGTGGGACCTCGAGCAGATCGAGAAGGGGGGCTACGAGCACTTCATGCTCAAGGAGATCATGGAGCAGCCCGTGAGCCTGGAGAACTGCATGCGGGGACGAGTGCAGCCGGCCGAGAACACCCTCAAGCTCGGGGGCCTGATTCACGAGATGGACCGCCTCCGCGCGGCCCGGCGCATCGTCATCGCCGCCTGCGGCACGTCCTGGCATGCCGGGCTCGTCGGTGAATACCTGATCGAGTCGCTGGCCCGCATCCCGGTCGAGGTCGAGTATGCGAGCGAGTTCCGGTATCGTAACCCCATCCTGGGCGAGGGTGACGTGGTGCTCGTAATTTCGCAGAGCGGCGAGACGGCCGACACGCTGGCCGCCGTTCGCGAGGCGAAACAGCGCAAGGTGCCCGTCTATGGCATCTGCAACGTCGTCGGCTCGACCATCGCCCGGGAGACCGACGCCGGGGTCTATCTCCACGCCGGCCCCGAGATCGGCGTCGCCTCGACGAAGGCGTTCACGGCGCAGGTGACGGTGCTGGCGATGCTGGCCCTCAAACTGGCCGAGGGGCGCACGATCTCGCAGGCCGAGATGGCCCACTACCTGCAGGCCCTCGCCGCGATCCCCGACAAGGTGCGTGCGGTACTCGAGACCTGCGACCAGCCCATCCGGCAGATCGCCCAGGTCTATCGCTATGCCTCGAACTTCCTGTACCTGGGACGCGGTTACAATTTCCCCGTGGCCCTCGAAGGCGCGCTCAAGCTCAAGGAGATCTCCTACATCCACGCCGAGGGCTATCCCGCCGCCGAGATGAAGCACGGGCCGATCGCCCTGATCGACCAGTTCATGCCCGTCGTCTTCATCGCCATGAAGGACAGCACCTACGACAAGGTGGTCTCGAACATCGAGGAGGTGGTGGCGCGAAAAGGCTCCGTGATCGCCATCACGGACACGGACAACGGCGAGCTCGACAAGCTGTGCGAGTACGTCATCCGCATTCCCGCCACCGAGGAGTTTCTCTCCCCGCTGCTGACGGTGGTGCCCTTGCAGCTGCTTTCCTATCACATCGCCGTCATGCGCGGGTGCAACGTCGACCAGCCACGCAACCTGGCCAAGAGCGTCACGGTCGAGTAA
- the rpsR gene encoding 30S ribosomal protein S18: protein MADNKPQDTEPAYVDYKDVELLKRYLNEQGKILPRRITGVSARFQRQLTRAVKRARHLALIPFVADAVR, encoded by the coding sequence ATGGCAGACAACAAGCCCCAGGACACCGAACCGGCCTACGTCGACTACAAGGACGTCGAGTTGCTCAAGCGGTATCTGAACGAGCAGGGTAAGATCCTGCCCCGGCGTATTACCGGCGTCTCGGCCCGGTTTCAGCGGCAGCTTACCCGGGCCGTCAAGCGGGCGCGGCATCTGGCCCTGATTCCGTTTGTGGCCGACGCGGTGCGCTGA
- the prfA gene encoding peptide chain release factor 1 — MIDLDKLERIKARWHEVTALMAQPEVATDPARMAALGREHVELREVVEAIERYEALLRERDDLRGLIEAGEDAELVRMARAELEDLEERLPEVEEDLRFRLIPKDPEDARNAIVEIRAGTGGDEAALFAGDLFRMYARFAEQRGWKLEVLDSSPGAVGGFKEIIFSLSGPDAYGTMKYESGVHRVQRVPVTESGGRIHTSAATVAVLPEAEEVDVQINPADLKIDVYRSSGPGGQSVNTTDSAVRITHLPTGLVVTCQDEKSQHKNKEKALRVLRARLYEQERARREAERSAARRSMVSTGDRSAKIRTYNWPQGRVTDHRLEGDDKNHALEQVIDGDLDDIIRALRTAEHAERLARL, encoded by the coding sequence ATGATCGATCTCGACAAGCTGGAACGAATCAAGGCGCGCTGGCACGAAGTGACCGCCCTCATGGCGCAGCCCGAGGTGGCGACCGATCCGGCCCGGATGGCGGCGCTGGGGCGCGAGCACGTCGAACTCCGGGAGGTCGTCGAGGCGATCGAGCGGTATGAGGCCCTGCTGCGGGAGCGGGACGACCTGCGCGGCCTGATCGAGGCCGGCGAGGATGCCGAGCTGGTTCGGATGGCCCGGGCCGAGCTGGAGGACCTGGAGGAACGGTTGCCCGAGGTGGAGGAGGACCTGCGCTTCCGGCTCATCCCGAAGGACCCGGAAGATGCCCGGAACGCCATCGTCGAGATCCGGGCCGGCACGGGCGGCGACGAGGCGGCCCTCTTCGCCGGCGACCTCTTCCGCATGTACGCGCGCTTCGCCGAACAGCGCGGCTGGAAGCTGGAGGTGCTCGACAGCTCGCCCGGCGCCGTCGGCGGGTTCAAAGAGATCATCTTCAGCCTCAGCGGGCCCGACGCCTACGGCACGATGAAGTATGAGAGCGGTGTGCACCGGGTGCAGCGCGTGCCCGTGACCGAGTCCGGCGGTCGCATCCACACCTCGGCGGCGACCGTGGCCGTGCTGCCGGAGGCGGAAGAGGTGGATGTGCAGATCAACCCGGCCGATCTCAAGATCGACGTCTACCGCTCCAGCGGGCCGGGCGGGCAGAGCGTCAATACCACCGACTCGGCCGTGCGCATCACCCACCTGCCCACCGGCCTGGTCGTCACCTGCCAGGACGAAAAGAGCCAGCACAAGAACAAGGAGAAGGCCCTGCGGGTGCTGCGGGCCCGGCTCTACGAGCAGGAACGGGCACGGCGGGAGGCCGAACGCAGCGCCGCCCGCCGGTCCATGGTCTCCACCGGCGACCGCTCCGCCAAGATCCGCACCTACAACTGGCCGCAGGGCCGCGTCACCGACCACCGCCTCGAAGGCGACGACAAGAACCACGCCCTCGAACAGGTCATCGACGGCGACCTCGACGACATCATCCGCGCCCTGCGCACCGCCGAGCACGCCGAACGCCTGGCCCGCCTCTGA
- the rpsF gene encoding 30S ribosomal protein S6 yields the protein MASRKNTYELTYIINAAISDDQIKQLVQRVNKYIEEHGGKILEVDEWGNRRLAYPINKKRNGYYVNLYFEAEGDLIGRLERALEIDDNILRYLTLRMDARMLRHYEARKKAAAQAQD from the coding sequence ATGGCCAGTCGAAAGAACACGTACGAACTCACGTACATCATCAACGCCGCCATCAGCGACGACCAGATCAAGCAACTGGTTCAGCGCGTCAACAAGTACATCGAGGAGCACGGCGGCAAGATCCTCGAGGTGGACGAGTGGGGCAACCGCCGGCTCGCCTATCCGATCAACAAGAAGCGCAACGGTTACTACGTCAACCTCTACTTCGAGGCCGAAGGCGATCTGATCGGCCGCCTCGAACGCGCCCTCGAGATCGACGACAACATCCTGCGCTATCTGACCCTGCGCATGGACGCCCGGATGCTCCGTCACTACGAGGCGCGGAAAAAGGCCGCCGCCCAGGCCCAGGACTGA
- the aroF gene encoding 3-deoxy-7-phosphoheptulonate synthase, whose translation MVVVMEVGASEAQIQSVIEHLNRYGFDVHRSSGVQQTVLGAIGVKPDFDVRHIKVLDGVADVYRVTEPYKFASRAWKQENTRIDVRGVTIGGDEVVVMAGPCSVEGEEQMEVTAAHVAAHGATFLRGGAFKPRSSPYSFQGLGEEGLRILRGAADRHGLRVITEVMETAQIELIYPYTDVFQIGARNMQNFSLLKEIGKTDKPVFLKRGLSATISEWLMSAEYVMSQGNPHVILCERGIRTFETYTRNTLDLSAVPVVKAKSHLPIVVDPSHGTGIRNKVIPMARAAVAAGADGLMVEVHPDPPNARSDGPQSLYFDQFVELMQQVRRIAEALDRTVRAPERVSV comes from the coding sequence GGAAGTGGGGGCTTCGGAGGCCCAGATTCAGTCCGTCATCGAGCATCTGAACCGCTACGGGTTCGACGTGCACCGGTCGAGCGGGGTGCAGCAGACCGTCCTCGGCGCCATCGGGGTCAAGCCCGACTTCGACGTGCGCCACATCAAGGTGCTCGACGGTGTGGCGGATGTCTATCGCGTCACCGAACCGTACAAGTTTGCCAGCCGGGCCTGGAAGCAGGAGAACACGCGGATCGACGTCCGGGGGGTAACCATCGGCGGGGACGAGGTGGTGGTGATGGCCGGGCCGTGCTCGGTCGAGGGAGAGGAGCAGATGGAGGTGACCGCCGCGCACGTGGCCGCCCACGGTGCGACGTTCCTCCGGGGGGGCGCCTTCAAGCCGCGTTCCTCACCGTACTCGTTTCAGGGGCTGGGGGAAGAGGGCCTGCGCATCCTGCGCGGGGCCGCCGACCGGCACGGCCTGCGGGTGATCACCGAGGTGATGGAGACGGCCCAGATCGAGCTGATCTATCCCTACACGGACGTCTTTCAGATCGGGGCGCGCAACATGCAGAACTTCTCCCTGCTCAAGGAGATCGGCAAGACGGACAAGCCCGTCTTTCTCAAGCGCGGCCTCTCCGCTACGATCAGCGAGTGGCTCATGAGCGCCGAATACGTGATGTCGCAGGGGAACCCCCACGTCATCCTGTGCGAGCGGGGCATCCGCACCTTCGAGACCTACACGCGCAACACGCTCGACCTCTCGGCGGTGCCGGTGGTGAAGGCCAAGAGCCACCTGCCCATCGTCGTCGATCCGAGTCACGGGACCGGCATCCGGAACAAGGTGATCCCGATGGCCCGGGCCGCCGTGGCCGCCGGGGCGGACGGGCTCATGGTGGAGGTGCACCCGGATCCGCCCAATGCCCGCAGCGACGGGCCCCAGTCGCTCTACTTCGATCAGTTCGTCGAACTGATGCAGCAGGTCCGGCGTATTGCCGAAGCCCTCGACCGGACCGTCCGTGCGCCGGAGCGGGTCTCGGTCTGA